ttaattatataaatttttgaagccgtcagaagaaaaaaacaacactaataatttaaaacaaaatgaacaCTTTATATTCACTGATATAACTTTAAGATAGTTAACAAACCCGTACATCCAAACATCGAGAATAAAACATTTAGAAGTAATTAAAAACCCGTCATCCTTTCTAGTAATGCTCCTAAACCCAATCAAGCCTCTACCCTCTTGATTTTCTCAAGATGAGAAACATCTTCGGCGTATATCTTTTCATTTACAAAAAGATGAACCTATACCTTATggtaattgtttttattatattaactaAAGTTGGGATTAGCAGCAAAATATGCTAAAACCCCAACAAATGGTGCGTTAATGTATGTGGTTGGCTCGGATTTCCTAAAATCAACTCGATCATCCACATAATCATCATTTTCGTCAGGTCCTCCAACAATGGCACCAACAAGAACATTAGGATTGGGATTGGTGGAATTGTAATAAATTGAACCTTCTTTGCATGCAATGAACTGAGGATGATCCTTGATGGAGGGTAAGGAAGATCCACGGTGATGAATACGTTGTGGATAGTAGTTGCTATAGCCAACCATGTAGGATAATCCCATTGGGTTATCACCCAAAATGTAATCAACTTGCCTCTTAGCATGTTGGCGAAGTGTTTGTGCACTAACATAGACATTGCCACAATTGATGGCTTGTGAAGCGTGTGTTAGGTAATTGGCATAGACCAATTCAAGGAAAGCAATTGAAGTTGCATGTTGCAAGTTGCTGCCTCCGGGTCTGTACACAAGTCCACCTGGCGTGTACTCTATGTGTGAGCTTGGTGATTCGGGTATGAGGGTGCAAATGAAGCTCTCTGCTGAGGACTTGTAGGACTCAAGAGAGTACATGTTTCCTTCTATGACTTCctataaaaattgataaatttatttatcggCTATCAACAAGTGCatgttacttttatttttggacAAAACTTAAATACAGTTTTATAGGTGTTTTTAGTGTTGTTTTGCTATCTGAATTAGTGTTTCACATCCTTAACTTGCATAATAAAGGTTTCCATTAAAGGTGAAACTTCAATTCTAATTGaaaaaacaacaccaaaaacacTTATGAAGctgcatttaattttatttatttattttatttgggtgTGTGAaaatgtgaatgatgtgtataTAGTTCAGATGACATGaaattttgtgaatttaagGTTGTGGTTGTACTTAGTGTTGAAGTAATAATATGAGGCTGACCTTAGAGACAAGTACGTTGAGGCCAGCATGTTTGTTGTCCCAACCAAACTCATTGATGTTGTCGTCGGCACCAAGAGTTTTGCCATTGGTTTGAATGTAGTTGAGGAAATTATCGTCCTGCGTCGCCCTCCTTAGCCATGCGGCTCCCCATAACAACTCATCCTACCATgtaaatgttaattaaaaataacaataactaaCTGACCCATCAAAAACAACTAACTCAACTCAACTACCATTACTTTTAATATTAGAGGATAAAAacatactagtttttttttttatcagcaattcaaatttcattaaaatgcACAAGTGCTTGAGTAAATTTACAAGGAAACAAATACCCCACAATCATTTGACCTCAACGTTATTTGCTAATGATGTCCCTATATAACAAAACAATGCACGGCCCCTATATTTAATTTAGCATAGATGTTGaatcttaaaatattataaataatacgcATACCAGAAGATTCAACTTCCAGAATTTTTCAATGCATGCCCCAAAATGTACCCCGTGAGCATAATATGCTATCTCCT
The nucleotide sequence above comes from Glycine soja cultivar W05 chromosome 11, ASM419377v2, whole genome shotgun sequence. Encoded proteins:
- the LOC114374997 gene encoding endoglucanase 24-like isoform X2 — translated: MHQSMKMKKVLRSLFQIAVFHVLLKPKAGLGSSHDYGDALSKAIIFFEGQRSGFLPEDQRVSWRGKSGLSDGWNYNTDLTGGYYDAGDNVKFGFPMAFTTTMLAWSVLEFGDVMPPNELRNALVAIRWATDYLLKTVSQPNRIFVQVGDPNSDHECWERPEDMDTARTTYAVDAPNAASDVAGETAAALAAASMAFRSSDPGYSETLRRNAITAFQFADNYRGAYSDNDNVKYNACPYYCDFDGYQDELLWGAAWLRRATQDDNFLNYIQTNGKTLGADDNINEFGWDNKHAGLNVLVSKEVIEGNMYSLESYKSSAESFICTLIPESPSSHIEYTPGGLVYRPGGSNLQHATSIAFLELVYANYLTHASQAINCGNVYVSAQTLRQHAKRQVDYILGDNPMGLSYMVGYSNYYPQRIHHRGSSLPSIKDHPQFIACKEGSIYYNSTNPNPNVLVGAIVGGPDENDDYVDDRVDFRKSEPTTYINAPFVGVLAYFAANPNFS
- the LOC114374997 gene encoding endoglucanase 24-like isoform X1 encodes the protein MHQSMKMKKVLRSLFQIAVFHVLLKPKAGLGSSHDYGDALSKAIIFFEGQRSGFLPEDQRVSWRGKSGLSDGWNYNTDLTGGYYDAGDNVKFGFPMAFTTTMLAWSVLEFGDVMPPNELRNALVAIRWATDYLLKTVSQPNRIFVQVGDPNSDHECWERPEDMDTARTTYAVDAPNAASDVAGETAAALAAASMAFRSSDPGYSETLRRNAITAFQFADNYRGAYSDNDNVKYNACPYYCDFDGYQEIAYYAHGVHFGACIEKFWKLNLLDELLWGAAWLRRATQDDNFLNYIQTNGKTLGADDNINEFGWDNKHAGLNVLVSKEVIEGNMYSLESYKSSAESFICTLIPESPSSHIEYTPGGLVYRPGGSNLQHATSIAFLELVYANYLTHASQAINCGNVYVSAQTLRQHAKRQVDYILGDNPMGLSYMVGYSNYYPQRIHHRGSSLPSIKDHPQFIACKEGSIYYNSTNPNPNVLVGAIVGGPDENDDYVDDRVDFRKSEPTTYINAPFVGVLAYFAANPNFS